A single genomic interval of Hippoglossus stenolepis isolate QCI-W04-F060 chromosome 24, HSTE1.2, whole genome shotgun sequence harbors:
- the dock9b gene encoding dedicator of cytokinesis protein 9 isoform X10, with the protein MASSAAPEARKFTRGLNKPGTAAGLRQSVSEAVRTSVLVVKPKIIEPLDYENVLVQRKTQIISDVLRDMLQFPTDDFQISTLQRQGRTLFSTVPETAEKEAHSLFVQECIKTYKSDWHVVNYKYEEYSGDFRQLPNKVSRPEKLAAHLFEVDEDVEKDEDTASLGSQKGGVSKHGWLYKGNMNSAISVTMRSFKRRYFHLAQLGDGSYNLNFYKDENTSKEPKGTIFLDSCMGVVQNSKVRRFAFELKMQDKSTFLLAADSEAEMDEWIGTLNKILHSSFEQAMQEKRNGDLHDDEEHGKTDLTPGGFQDSFQTARDIESKMRSEARLKLFTLDPYTQKLDFSGIEPDVRQFEEKFGKRVLVRCNDLSFNLQGCVAENEEGPTTNVEPFYVVLSFFDVQNSRKISADFHVDLNHPLVRQMTAGSGNRQDVQINGGGDGVLSGRKLPEEALQYPKQGVFSVTCPHPEIFLVARIEKVLQGGITHCTEPYMKSSDSAKMAQKVLKNAKTACNRLGQYRMPFAWAARPVFKDASGTLDKTSRFSAVYRQDSSKLSDEDMFKLLTDFRKPEKMAKLPVLLGNLDVTIDSVPPDVTNCVTSSYIPVKSFEGDGPGSALLEVEEFVPCIAKCSQPFTIYKNHLYVYPKQLKYDGQKSFTKARNIAVCIEFKDSDEDEAQPLKCIYGRPGGPLFTKQAYAAILHHQQNPEYYDEIKMELPTQLHEKHHLLFTFYHVSCDSNSKKKDQVETPVGTAWLPLLRDGRVIMNEQQLPVAANLPAGYLGSQDGVTKHSGSEIKWVDGGKPVFKVSTHLVSTVYTQDQHLHNFFHHRQSMEMSEQASEGELVKYLKSLHAMEGHVMVNFLPTTLNQLFCVLTRATVEDVAVNVTRVMVHVVAQCHEEGLEHHLRSYVKFVFKPEPYSSTNVKTVHEELAKAMTAILKPSTDFLTSNKLLKHSWYFFEALVKSMAQYLMESGKVKLSRIQRFSASFYHAVETLVNMLMPHITQKYKDNLDAAHNANHSLAVFIKRCFTFLDRGFVFKQINNYMNCFVPGDPKTLYEFKFEFLRVVCSHEHYVPLNLPMPFGKGRIQRFQDLQLDYSLTDDFCRNHFLVGLLLREVGGALQEFREVRQIAIQVLKGLMIKHTFDDRYAAKSQQARLATLYLPLFGLLQENVHRLDIKESAPLSTHSNVREDSLVPNSAAPPQKPGGCIENALHKDVFGVISGTASPHSSTPNVSSVHHADSRGSLVSTDSGNSLLDKSSDKTNSLEKNQCASALGSTMLRCDKLDRDEIKNLLMCFLHILKSMSEEALFAYWNKAASSELMDFFTLIEVCLHQFRYMGKRFIARAGILHARLQQLGNLETAHTFNNMYSHTEADVSSQCLLEANVSTEVCLTVLDTLSIFIMGFKTQLNSDLGHNPLMKKVFQVHLCFLQIPQSEAALKQVFTSLRTFIYKFPCTFFDGRADMCAFLCYEILKCCNSKLSSIRSDAAHLLYFLMKSNFDYTGRRSFVRTHLQVVIAVSQLIADVIGIGGTRFQQSLSIINNCANSDKSIKHTAFPSDVKDLTKRIRTVLMATEQMKEHENDPEMLVDLQYSLAKSYTSTPELRKTWLDSMARIHNKNGDLSEAAMCYVHVAALVAEYLWRKGMFRQGCSSFRVITPNIDEEAAMMEDVGMQDVHFNEEVLMELLEECADGLWKAERYELIADVYRLIIPIYEQRRDFEKLTHLYDTLHRAYTKVMEVMHSGKRLLGTYFRVAFFGQAAGFFEDEDGKEYIYKEPKFTPLSEISQRLLKLYSDKFGQENVKIIQDSGKVNPKDLDSKYAYIQVTHVIPHLDDKELEDRKTDFEKSHNIRRFVFETPFTVSGKKQGGVEEQCKRRTVLTTTHCFPYVKKRIAVMYQHQTDLSPIEVAIDEMSAKVAELRLLCSASEVDMIRLQLKLQGSISVQVNAGPLAYARAFLDDSSAKKYPDNKVKQLKEVFRQFVDACGQALGVNERLIKEDQQEYQDEMKANYRDLARELSNIMHEQINPVEDGTRSALSDSMGIFNAISGTPTGANPHGSTTVL; encoded by the exons GTCAAGCCGAAGATCATAGAGCCTCTGGACTATGAGAATGTGCTCGTCCAGAGGAAGACCCAGATCATCAGTGATGTTCTGCGGGACATGCTGCAGTTTCCCACCGACGACTTCCAG atcTCAACCCTCCAGCGGCAGGGCAGGACTCTGTTCTCCACCGTGCCGGAGACTGCTGAGAAAGAAGCTCACTCACTGTTTGTTCAAGAG tgcATCAAAACCTACAAGTCCGACTGGCACGTGGTCAACTACAAGTACGAGGAGTATTCTGGAGACTTCCGTCAGCTGCCAAA TAAGGTGTCAAGACCGGAGAAACTGGCAGCTCATCTGTTTGAGGTGGATGAAGACGTGGAAAAAGACGAG gacacAGCCTCCCTGGGATCCCAGAAGGGAGGAGTGTCAAAACACGGCTGGCTGTACAAAGGCAACATGAACAGTGCAATCAGTGTGACTATGCGT TCTTTCAAGAGAAGGTACTTCCACCTGGCTCAGCTTGGAGATGGATCCTACAACCTCAACTTCTACAAAGATGAGAACACCTCCAAAGAACCCAAAGGAACCATCTTCCTTGATTCATGCATGGGGGTTGTTCAG AACAGCAAAGTGCGTCGGTTCGCCTTCGAGCTGAAGATGCAGGATAAAAGCACGTTCCTTCTGGCTGCAGACAGCGAGGCAGAGATGGACGAGTGGATCGGGACCCTCAACAAGATCCTCCACAGCAGCTTTGAACAGGCCATGCAGGAGAAGAGGAACGGAGACCTGCACGATG ATGAGGAGCACGGAAAAACAGACCTCACCCCCGGAGGTTTTCAAGACAGCTTTCAG ACCGCCAGAGATATTGAGTCCAAAATGAGAAGTGAAGCTCGCCTGAAACTCTTCACTTTGGACCCTTACACACAG AAACTGGACTTTTCTGGCATTGAACCAGACGTGCGGCAGTTTGAAGAGAAGTTCGGGAAGCGAGTCCTGGTCCGCTGTAACGACCTGTCCTTCAACCTGCAGGGCTGCGTTGCAGAGAATGAAGAGGGGCCGACAACGAAT GTGGAGCCCTTCTATGTGGTCCTGTCTTTCTTTGACGTCCAGAACAGCAGGAAGATCTCAGCCGACTTCCACGTGGATCTCAACCATCCACTGGTCCGACAAATGACAGCAGGTTCTGGTAACAGGCAGGACGTGCAGATTAATGGCGGTGGTGATGGAGTGTTGAGCGGCCGCAAGCTCCCAGAGGAGGCTCTCCAGTACCCCAAGCAGGGGGTGTTCTCAGTCACATGCCCCCACCCAGAGATCTTCCTAGTGGCCAGGATTGAGAAGGTCCTGCAGGGGGGGATTACTCACTGCACTGAACCCTACATGAAGAGCTCGGACTCTGCTAAG ATGGCTCAGAAGGTGCTGAAGAATGCAAAGACAGCTTGTAACAGACTGGGACAGTACAGGATGCCATTCGCTTGGGCTGCAAG GCCTGTGTTCAAAGATGCGTCGGGAACTTTGGACAAAACGTCTCGCTTCTCAGCTGTTTACCGACAGGACAGCAGCAAGCTGTCGGACGAGGACATGTTCAAACTGCTAACTGACTTCAGAAA ACCAGAGAAAATGGCCAAACTCCCTGTGCTCTTAGGAAACTTAGATGTAACTATCGACAGTGTGCCCCCGGATGTCACCA ATTGTGTCACTTCCTCCTACATCCCGGTGAAGAGTTTTGAAGGTGACGGGCCGGGCAGCGCTCttctggaggtggaggagttcGTACCCTGCATCGCTAAGTGCTCCCAACCATTCACCATCTATAAAAACCACCTGTACGTCTACCCGAAACAACTCAAGTACGACGGGCAGAAATCCTTCACGAAG GCCAGGAACATTGCTGTTTGCATTGAATTCAAGGATTCTGATGAAGATGAGGCCCAACCACTGAAG TGCATCTATGGTCGTCCAGGAGGTCCTCTGTTCACCAAGCAGGCGTATGCAGCCATCCTGCACCACCAGCAGAACCCTGAGTACTACGATGAG ATAAAGATGGAGCTCCCCACCCAGCTGCATGAGAAGCATCACCTCCTCTTCACCTTCTATCATGTCAGCTGTGACAGCAACAGCAAGAAGAAAGACCAAGTGGAGACTCCAG TGGGTACAGCCTGGCTGCCTCTGCTGAGGGATGGCAGAGTCATCATGAATGAACAGCAGTTGCCTGTGGCGGCGAATCTACCCGCCGGGTACCTGGGCTCCCAGGATGGTGTCACcaag CACTCTGGCTCAGAGATCAAATGGGTAGATGGAGGAAAACCTGTGTTCAAAGTCTCAACTCATCTTGTTTCTACAGTTTACACTCAG GACCAGCACTTACACAACTTCTTCCATCACCGTCAAAGCATGGAGATGTCAGAACAAGCATCGGAGGGGGAGCTGGTTAAATACCTGAAG AGTCTCCACGCAATGGAGGGTCACGTGATGGTCAACTTTCTGCCCACCACCCTCAACCAGCTGTTCTGTGTCCTAACCAGAGCCACAGTTGAGGACGTGGCTGTCAACGTGACCag ggtGATGGTGCATGTTGTAGCACAGTGCCACGAAGAGGGACTTGAACATCACCTGCGATCTTATGTCAAG tttgTGTTCAAGCCAGAGCCTTACTCCTCCACCAATGTGAAAACAGTTCACGAGGAGCTGGCTAAAGCCATGACAGCCATACTGAAGCCATCTACTGACTTCCTCACTAGCAACAAGCTGCTGAAG cacTCGTGGTATTTCTTTGAAGCTCTGGTGAAGTCAATGGCTCAGTATCTCATGGAGAGTGGAAAGGTCAAG CTCTCGAGGATTCAGCGCTTTTCTGCTTCGTTCTACCACGCGGTGGAGACTCTGGTCAATATGCTGATGCCCCACATCACCCAGAAATATAAAGACAACCTGGATGCGGCTCATAATGCCAACCACAGCCTGGCAGTTTTCATCAAG CGCTGCTTCACCTTCCTGGACCGAGGCTTCGTATTCAAGCAGATCAACAACTACATGAACTGCTTTGTGCCTGGGGACCCCAAG ACCTTGTACGAGTTCAAGTTTGAGTTCCTGCGGGTCGTCTGCAGCCATGAACATTATGTTCCTCTAAATCTTCCCATGCCATTTGGAAAGGGGAGAATACAGAGATTCCAAG ATCTCCAGCTCGACTATTCTCTGACTGATGACTTCTGTCGAAACCACTTCCTGGTGGGCCTGCTGCTCAGGGAGGTGGGCGGGGCTCTTCAGGAGTTCCGAGAGGTCCGTCAGATCGCCATCCAGGTGCTGAAGGGCCTGATGATCAAACACACGTTCGACGACCGCTACGCTGCGAAA AGCCAACAGGCCCGACTCGCCACCCTTTACCTCCCTCTGTTCGGCCTCCTCCAGGAGAACGTCCACAGACTCGACATCAAGGAGTCAGCACCTCTCAGCACCCACAGT AATGTGAGGGAGGACTCTCTGGTGCCGAACTCTGCGGCGCCGCCTCAGAAACCCGGGGGTTGCATAGAAAACGCCCTCCACAAAGACGTGTTCGGGGTCATCTCTGGAACAG CGTCCCCTCACAGCTCCACTCCCAATGTCAGCTCAGTTCACCACGCAGACTCCAGAGGCTCCCTGGTCTCCACGGACTCTGGAAACAGCCTTCTGGACAAGAGCAGTGACAAGACCAACTCCCTGGAGAAG AACCAGTGTGCGTCGGCTCTGGGCAGCACCATGCTGCGCTGCGACAAACTGGACCGGGACGAGATCAAAAACCTGCTCATGTGCTTTCTGCATATTCTCAAGAGCATGTCCGAGG AGGCTCTTTTTGCTTACTGGAACAAAGCAGCCTCCTCAGAGCTGATGGACTTCTTCACATTAATAGA AGTCTGCCTCCATCAGTTCAGATACATGGGGAAGAGATTCATCGCCAG GGCGGGGATCCTGCACGCccgcctgcagcagctgggaaATCTGGAGACCGCACATACCTTTAACAACA TGTACAGTCATACAGAAGCAGATGTGAGCAGCCAGTGTCTGCTGGAGGCCAATGTGTCGACAGAGGTGTGTCTGACTGTGCTGGACACACTCAGCATCTTCATCATGGGATTCAAG ACTCAGCTGAACTCCGACCTGGGTCACAACCCCCTGATGAAGAAAGTGTTCCAGGTGCATTTGTGCTTCCTGCAGATCCCTCAGTCAGAGGCTGCCCTCAAACAGGTCTTCACCTCACTCAGGACCTTCATCTACAAG TTCCCCTGCACCTTCTTTGACGGCCGGGCCGACATGTGTGCCTTTCTGTGCTACGAGATCCTCAAGTGCTGTAACTCCAAGCTGAGCTCCATCCGCAGCGACGCCGCCCACCTCCTCTACTTCCTCATGAAAAGTAACTTTGACTACACGGGCCGCAGGTCCTTTGTGCGAACACACCTGCAG GTGGTTATTGCTGTCAGTCAGCTGATTGCAGATGTCATCGGCATCGGGGGAACCCGCTTCCAGCAGTCTCTCTCCATCATCAACAACTGTGCCAACAGTGACAAGAGCATCaag CACACGGCGTTTCCCTCCGACGTGAAGGACCTCACCAAGCGCATCAGGACAGTGCTGATGGCCACCGAGCAGATGAAGGAGCACGAGAACGACCCGGAGATGCTGGTGGACCTCCAGTACAGCCTGGCCAAGTCCTACACCAGCACGCCCGAGCTCCGCAAGACCTGGCTGGACAGCATGGCACGCATCCACAACAAGAACGGAGATCTGTCAGAG GCAGCCATGTGTTACGTGCACGTTGCAGCTCTGGTGGCTGAGTACCTGTGGAGAAAAG GAATGTTCAGACAGGGATGCTCTTCTTTCCGAGTCATCACCCCCAACATCGACGAGGAGGCGGCCATGATGGAGGATGTGGGGATGCAGGATGTTCACTTCAACGAG GAGGTGCtgatggagctgctggaggagtgtGCTGATGGCCTCTGGAAGGCGGAGCGTTACGAGCTCATCGCTGATGTCTACAGGCTCATCATTCCCATCTATGAACAGCGCAGAGACTTTGAG AAACTGACCCATCTGTACGACACCCTCCACCGTGCCTACACCAAAGTGATGGAGGTGATGCATTCTGGCAAGAGACTGCTGGGCACATACTTCAGAGTGGCCTTCTTTGGACAG GCTGCG GGTTTCTTTGAGGACGAGGATGGAAAGGAATACATCTATAAGGAGCCGAAGTTCACTCCGCTGTCTGAGATCTCCCAGAGACTCCTGAAGCTCTACTCTGACAAGTTTGGACAGGAGAACGTCAAGATCATTCAGGACTCCGGCAAG GTGAACCCAAAGGACCTGGACTCCAAGTACGCCTACATCCAGGTGACCCACGTCATACCCCACCTGGACGACAAGGAGCTCGAGGACAGAAAGACGGACTTCGAGAAGAGCCACAACATCCGGCGCTTCGTGTTCGAGACGCCGTTCACCGTGTCGGGCAAGAAGCAGGGCGGAGTGGAGGAGCAGTGCAAACGGCGGACGGTTCTCACCA CCACCCACTGTTTCCCTTATGTGAAGAAGCGCATAGCCGTCATGTACCAGCACCAGACCGACCTGAGCCCCATCGAGGTGGCCATTGACGAGATGAGCGCCAAGGTGGCCGAGCTGCGCCTGCTGTGCTCAGCCTCGGAGGTGGACATGATCCGGCTGCAGCTCAAACTGCAGGGCAGCATCAGCGTTCAG GTAAACGCTGGTCCTCTTGCCTACGCCAGAGCCTTCCTGGACGACAGCAGTGCCAAGAAATATCCCGACAACAAGGTCAAACAGCTCAAAGAGGTTTTCAG GCAGTTTGTGGACGCCTGCGGTCAGGCGCTGGGGGTGAACGAGCGGCTGATCAAGGAGGACCAGCAGGAGTATCAGGACGAGATGAAGGCCAACTACAGGGACCTGGCCAGGGAGCTGTCCAACATCATGCACGAGCAG ATCAACCCAGTGGAGGACGGTACAAGGAGCGCTCTGTCTGACTCTATGGGCATCTTCAACGCCATCAGTGGCACGCCAACAGGCGCCAACCCTCACGGCTCCACCACCGTGCTCTGA